The Artemia franciscana chromosome 11, ASM3288406v1, whole genome shotgun sequence genome has a segment encoding these proteins:
- the LOC136032727 gene encoding putative ankyrin repeat protein RF_0381, with translation MKKEDTKLIILQKLLSNGADPNPKDSEKKTALHYTSEKGTLDSDSDNDSDSKARLDIRQLLLSNGADPNMKDDEEKTTLSYASEKGRLDSDSDSDSKARLDIRQLLLSNGADPNIKDDKEKTALHYASEKGTLDSDSDSDSKARLDIRQLPYVSEKGRLDICQVLLSNGADPNLKDNEEKTTLHYSSENGGLDICKLLLSNGVDPNLKDDLEKTALHYASEKGTLDICQLLLSNGADPNLKDSEKKTALHYASEKGTLDICELLLSNGADSNLEDDEEKTALHYASEKGTLDICQLLLSNGADPNMKDSEKKMALHYASEKGTLDICELLLSNGADPNLKDYKKKTTLHYASEKGRLDICQLLLSNGADPNLKDREKKTTLHYASEKGTLDICELLLSNGADPNLKDSEKKTAFDYASEIGTLDSDSDSDSKGRLDICQLLLSNGTDPNLKDYKKKTTLHYASEEGRLDICQLLLSNGADPNLKDREEKTALHYAAENGTLNICQLLLSNKADPNLKDSVKKTALHYATPRFVSPPSPPRACKSLRAI, from the coding sequence atgaaaaaagaagacacgAAACTGATCATTCTCCAAAAGCTGCTAAGCAATGGGGCAGATCCGAATCCGAAAGATAGTGAGAAAAAAACAGCTTTGCATTATACTTCTGAAAAAGGCACATTGGATAGTGATAGTGATAATGATAGTGATAGTAAAGCCAGATTGGATATTCGTCAGCTGCTGCTAAGCAATGGAGCAGACCCGAATATGAAAGATGATGAGGAAAAAACAACTTTGTCTTATGCTTCTGAAAAAGGCAGATTGGATAGTGATAGTGATAGTGATAGTAAAGCCAGATTAGATATTCGTCAGCTGCTGCTAAGCAATGGGGCAGACCCGAATATAAAAGATGATAAGGAAAAAACAGCTTTGCATTATGCTTCTGAAAAAGGCACATTGGATAGTGATAGTGATAGTGATAGTAAAGCCAGATTGGATATTCGTCAGCTGCCTTATGTTTCTGAAAAAGGCAGATTGGATATTTGTCAGGTGCTGCTAAGCAATGGGGCAGACCCAAATCTGAAAGATAATGAGGAAAAAACAACTTTGCATTATTCTTCTGAAAATGGCGGATTGGATATTTGTAAGCTGCTGCTAAGCAATGGGGTAGACCCAAATCTGAAAGATGATTTGGAAAAAACAGCTTTGCATTATGCTTCTGAAAAAGGCACATTGGATATTTGTCAGCTGCTTCTAAGCAATGGGGCAGACCCGAATCTGAAAGATAGTGAGAAAAAAACGGCTTTGCATTATGCTTCTGAAAAAGGCACATTGGACATTTGTGAGCTGCTGCTAAGCAATGGGGCAGACTCAAATCTGGAAGATGATGAGGAAAAAACAGCTTTGCATTATGCTTCTGAAAAAGGCACATTGGATATTTGTCAGCTGCTGCTAAGCAATGGGGCAGACCCGAATATGAAAGATAGTGAGAAAAAAATGGCTTTGCATTATGCTTCTGAAAAAGGCACATTGGACATTTGTGAGCTGCTGCTAAGCAATGGGGCAGACCCAAATCTGAaagattataagaaaaaaacaactttgcaTTATGCTTCTGAAAAAGGAAGATTGGATATTTGTCAGCTGCTGCTAAGCAATGGGGCAGACCCGAATCTGAAAGATAGGGAGAAAAAAACGACTTTGCATTATGCTTCTGAAAAAGGCACATTGGACATTTGTGAGCTGCTGCTAAGCAATGGGGCAGACCCGAATCTGAAAGATAGTgagaaaaaaacagcttttgatTATGCTTCTGAAATAGGCACATTGGATAGTGATAGTGATAGTGATAGTAAAGGCAGATTGGATATTTGTCAGCTGCTGCTAAGCAATGGTACTGACCCGAATCTGAaagattataagaaaaaaacaactttgcaTTATGCTTCTGAAGAAGGAAGATTGGATATTTGTCAGCTGCTGCTAAGCAATGGGGCAGACCCGAATCTGAAAGATCGTGAGGAAAAAACAGCTTTGCATTATGCTGCTGAAAACGGCACATTGAATATCTGTCAGCTGCTGCTAAGCAATAAGGCAGACCCGAATCTGAAAGATAGTGTGAAAAAAACAGCTTTACATTATGCTACTCCCCGCTTCGTgagccccccaagccctccccgcgcgtgtaagtcgttacgcgccatataa